The genomic DNA GCGCGCGGCGGACAAGCGCGGCGGCACCGCGCGTGAGCGCGAGCGGCCTGTGGCCGCGGTGGTGGTGGCACCACCCGCCGCACGGGCGCCGGCGGCCGATCCGGCGCGCCCGCGTGAGTCGCTTGGCGCGCCGCTCCCAGCCAACGGGTCTGCCCCGCGCTCCACGCAGGACCCCGGCGCTGCGCCGCCGCCCGCGAGCCCGGTGTTCGCCCAGACCGACCTGCCGGACACCCTGCGCGCGCAGTTGCCCGCGCTCAAGGTCACGGGGGCCACGCATTCCAGCAACCCGGTGTACCGCATGGCCATCGTCAACGGGCAGGTGCTGCACGAGGGCGACCAGGCCGCGCCGGGCCTGGTGCTGGAGAAGATCGAGCCGGGGCGCACGGTCTGGACCTTCCGCGGCTACCGGTACGCGGTGGCCGCGCAATAGGGCGTCCCCGGGGCGCCGGCACCCCCTGGGATGCCGGCCGGTGCGTCTGCATGACGCCTGCCGCTCCACCAGGGCCGCCCGTGGCGCGGCCGTGGACTCTTTTGCTCTCCTGGCGCGGGCCGCGCTGAGCGCGCTTTTGCGGGGCTGGCCGCCGCCGCCGCAGGGCGGCGAACGCCTGGGCTCCG from Acidovorax sp. A79 includes the following:
- a CDS encoding general secretion pathway protein GspB, giving the protein MSYILDALRRADAERGRGAVPGLHSQAAPAAGELPAVHRAAPAPLWAVAAAVVGVAVLAAGGTWWALRPQAPVATAVAPAAPAVVAPAPAAPATPTAPVTTAAPVAPPPPLASSVPAPAPAPEPALARTAPPAPAPEPRPADSKRAADKRGGTARERERPVAAVVVAPPAARAPAADPARPRESLGAPLPANGSAPRSTQDPGAAPPPASPVFAQTDLPDTLRAQLPALKVTGATHSSNPVYRMAIVNGQVLHEGDQAAPGLVLEKIEPGRTVWTFRGYRYAVAAQ